tgcaggtggggagccggggggctcgaaccaggatccttacgctggtccttgtgctttgcgtggcacgtgcgcttaacccgctgcgctaccgcccgactccctcagactGAATTTCTTAGCTGCATTCTGGGCCACTGCAACAGGGGCTTCTAAGGAAGGTGTCCCCTTCACACCAGGTCATACTGGTGCCTTTAAGACTTCATTTGATCCGGAAAGACTGGAAGTGGGGAGAAGGAtgccaacaacgacagtaataacaaaaagTCAGGCACACTCTGTAAGCCTCTGGGTGGGTTTTAATATAGTCACACAGAGACATCTTCCAGTGCTGTCTCCATGCAGGATGTCTGCTCTGCATTAGTGACTTAGTGTctcgccccaccccaccccaccccacccccatcccatatGCCTTTTTTATTCCATAGGAGCCCTGAAAACATTTGACTTTGTGATCTTGGGTAGGACAACTACCTCTGAGCCTTGGTTTCCCTGCCTGTGAGAAGCAAGCGTGTCAGGCACTGAGGTCTTGTGAGAactggggggggtggagggtggggagggtgagGCTGTGACCTCATAAAACCACTCCCACACTCTCAGGCACCAGCTTCTCTCCTggaaaagactggggggggggagagacccaACTTGTCTAAGAGGTTTTCTGAGCTGCAGGAGGGTGTGGGTGTCCTGATGGGAAGTCTCTTTGTGATTCTGATTAAGAGacctggtgttttgtttttttttgggggggggcacttcaggGTCCCAGTCtttgcctgtttttttctttgttttgccaGAGAcccgctcagttctggctgatggtggtgctggggattgaacctgggacctcagtgcctcaggcatgccagtctttttgcatcaccattacactgtctctcccacccttatctggttctctttcaccAGGGTGCTCTGGCCTGTCTTCAACTCttggtctctgtcactctctccatttctgtcccctTGTCTCTCCGGGCCTCTGTCCTCCTCCCTCAGAATTTCTATTCTCCTGTCCTCCAGTAAGTCTGGACAGAAGGGGCAGTTTTCTCCACTCGTCCCCTCTCTGGGACATGGCCACATCTGGAAGGAAAACTGGGGGGGCGTGTAAATGCAGGAGGAGGCATGTGCGTGTATGcatgtgcgcgtgtgtgcgtgtgaaGGGCAGGAGGATTTTTCCCTTTTCGCCCACTGCCCCATGCACATGTAAGGCTGAGTCCCTGTCCCTTCCTGTGCCAGGAACCCTTCCTCGTGTCATTTCTGGCCCTGGTGCacaaccccaccccccatgagAGCAACCCAATGTGATCCGAGGGGCTCCCCAGAGGGTGACCCAGCTCAACCCGACTTTCCAGGGACCTCATGGCGACACACCCTGACTGTCCCCTGACCTGACCCTGCTGGCCCTCCAGGACTCGTGGCTCTGAAACCCAAGATGGCTCAGCAGTGCAGCACTCCGAGGAGAAGCCTCCAGCCACATGACCCCCTGCAGCTCGACCCAGCAGAAGTCTGGAAGGCACCTGTGTCACCCGCTCCAGCCCCACGCGACCTGCCAtgctcacactctctctcttgacCTTCATACTTCCCCATGACTCACAAGCTCACGAAACCGAAAATAACAGCGAAGATTCCTCAGACCGTACTGTTCCTAATTCACCTCAGCTCctctgctggggggtgggggcaacgATGTGTGAATAACcagtgacacccccaccccacccagggcTTTCCCTGGAGAACAACCTTATAGACCCCACATGGCCCAAGGGAGACATACCAGCCTTGTCACTCATGCCACATGAGTTTGCGCCCCAGGCCCTACCGCACCAGAGTTAACTTCTGAGttgtgaggtctctctctctctccctctctctctctctgtctttgtctattGGAAAAAGTCAGCACAGAGAAGTGAAGCTCTGGcgaggaagaaaaacaaacacaaagaccagaggtcaggcaaaatagttcacctggacaaTGCACCTTTAGTCAGCCATGCACACTACCCAGGTCTGAACcaggcctccaccacactggaagaagcttcagtgttgtgcggttttgtttgtttgattatcttttatttatattattttaagaagggaggggcacacacacacacacacacacacacactttagttCTGGCTGAttagtagtgctgaggattgaacctgaggcctcggagcctcaggcatcaaagtgttctgcagaaccattaagctagCTGCCCAGCCTGTGGCATagggtctttccctctctctttcacacaactTGGGCtcaagcagcagcaacaatgaaaGCCCAGAATCCCACAGGTGGCCTTCAGAGGAGACAATCCAACCGAACCACAAGtgaatgcacaaggactaagAGGCCGAGCCTGAGGCAGCGCTACCCTCCCCCACCCGCCAAGGCTGCTCCAGAAGCCTCGCACAGCACAATGCAATACCCAGCCCATGAAGGggcctgcagagagagagagctccctGGATACAACACCTGCCTCACCAAGCACGctgcccgggttcaaaccccagcaccacacgaATGTGCCACAGCAACTGGGGAAACTCCAGCATGATGATATGCCTCCTTCCACCTATGTGAATGAAAAAGAGGGCTGGGAGCGGTGAAGTCACGCACTCCAGAGGCCTTGAcatgccccttcccccccccaaaaaaaaaaaaacccaaaaacttggAATGGTTTCCCATCCCCACTGACATTCAGCGTGACCCAAGGCCATTCACGAGTATTAAAGCAGGAGCTCGCAAGCCAGGCGATCAAGAACCAAAGCAGTGTCCCCTGCCCCCCCAACCAGCTCAGGGGGTCCTAAAGCTGGCCCCCCTCTCTCCCTACTGGAATCGAGgggtgtgcccccccccccccgccagcctCACTGTCTCTCACACTTCCGTGACCATGTGTTTTCCTGGGGGGGCCCAGATTGGGGGTGGCAGCTCGGGGCTCGGAGGGTCCAGCAGCCCCCCGTTGGCCTTGCCCTCGGGGGCCCCGCAGGGCTGCGTGTCCACGTGGCTGTACATGCCGGCCTCCTCACCGTCAGTCTCCCGGTGGTAAAAGTAGCTGAAGTTGGAGACTATGACGGGCACGGGTAGGGAGATGGTGAGCACGCCGGCGATGGCGCAGAGGGAGCCCACGATCTTGCCGCCCACGGTGACCGGGGCCATGTCGCCGTAGCCCACGGTGGTCATGGTGACCACGGCCCACCAGAAGGACTCGGGGATGCTGGTGAAGTGGGAGTCGGCTCGGTCGGCCTCAGCGAAGTACACGGCGCTGGAGAAGAGGACCACGCcgatgaagaggaagaagatgagcaGCCCCAGCTCCCGCATGGAGGCCCGCAGTGTCTGGCCCAGGATCTGCAGTCCCTTGGAGTGACGGGACAGCTTGAAGATGCGGAAGACCCTCACCAGCCGGATGACCCGCAGGATGGCCAGGGACATGGCCGGCTGGGCCACGCCCCGCTGCCGGGCCAGCTCTGTGCCCAGCGCCACGAAGTAAGGCAGGATGGCCACAAAGTCGATGATGTTCATCACGTTCCTGAAGAAGGCGGCCTTGCTCGGGCAGGTGGCCAGGCGCACCAGCAGCTCGAAGGAGAACCAGCAGATGCACAGCGTCTCCACCAGGAAGAACGGGTCGTCGAAGGGGGCCCGGGACGGCGGCGCATCAGGAGCCCAGGCCGAGCCATTCAGGCGGGCAGGGAACTGCGGGAAGGAAGGGGTTCAGGGAGGACCAGGCCAGGGctggctctttctccttcccctctgcctgcctgcctgtttacttatttactttttaattagtgTGTTtacttactggctagagacagagagaaagcaagagggagagagggagacagagaagggcagggacagagagacacctgcagccctgcctcaccgctagtgaagctccTCCccgcccttgcaggtgaggattactattattattactttttatttaatttctttagtcattcccttttgttgcccttgttttatcgttgtagttattattgttgatgttattgatgtcgttgttagataggacagaaagaaatggagagaaagcaggggaagacagagagggggagagaaagacagacacctgcagacctgcttcaccgcctgactcccctgcaggtggggagccaagggcttgaaccgggatccttatgtcggtccttgcactttgcgccacatgtgattaacccactgcgctacggcccaactccctattattatttttttaacatacatttattgattttaaccagagcacaactcagttctggctcatggtggtgctggggattgaactgggaccttagagcctctggcatgagagtcttttgcagaagcgttatgctgcctcccctatcccttacttatttatttgtcgttatttagttatttattttcatcagagcattgctcagttctctgtatggtgatgtgggggatggaacctgggactctgaagcctcaggcatgggtgtccattggcaaaaccattatgctagctcctccacccctttcatttctttatttttttaaaggctttttttttagatttttaaaaatatttctttctttctttattcctttttgttgcccttgttttattgttgtagttattattgttgttgtcgttgctggataggacagagagaaatggagagaggaggggaagacagagaggggggagagaaagacagacacctgcagacctgcttcaccgcctgggaagcgactcccctgcaggtggggagccgggggctcgaaccgggatccttacgccggtccttgcgctttgcgccacctgcgcttaacccgccgcgctactgcccgactcccccttcatttctttttattctcaaatctcttgtcatttatttttaaattatttatctgtGTTTTgaaagaaactttctttttttttttaacacttttattttattttatttttaccagagcactgcttggctctggcttatggtggtgcaggggactgaacctgggactttggagcccgagacaggagagtctctttgcataactattatgctatctacccctgcccttatttatctattttggatagagacagagagagagcgagagggagtggaagagaaggagagagagggggagagacaccagcgGCACTGTTTCAgggcttgtgaggcttcccccacctggtggggactggggctggagcccgagtcattgtgcatggtaacacacacacacccttctggGTGTATCATTACCCAGGTTCCTCTTTCCTTATTTTAACAAATTTAtggagggctagggagatagcataatggttctgcaaacgactttcatacctgaaactccagagtcccatgttcaatccccagcaccaccatatgccagagctgagcagtgctctggtagctctctgtatctttctgtcattaaaaattaattaattaaaaatactgagcaggctgggaggtagcacccCCAGCAGACAGCACATACTACACTGTGCAGACATTGGGGCTTAAACCACAGGGCTGCaaagtatctctctctgtctctttccctctctatctcccacttctctctcaatttctctctgttcctatccaaaataaataaaataattaattaaaaaattattgggggggggtgtgtcgggcggtagcacagtgggttaggcacatgtggtgcaaagcgcaaggatcagcgtaaggatcccggttgaagcccccagctccccacctgcaggggagtcgcttcacagacagtgaagcaggtctgcaggtgtctgtctttctctccccatctctgtcttcccctcctctctccatttctctctgtcctacccagcaacaatgacaggaataacaacaataataataaccacaacaacgataaaacaacaagggcaacaaaagggggaaaagaatggcctccaggagcagtggattcgtggtgcaggccctgagccccagggataaccctggaggcaaataaataaataaataaatagaaatgattgtgctggaaagatagcatgaaggttatgcaaaaagactttcatacctgagccaccaaaggtcccaggttcaatccccttcaccactataagccagagctcagaaatgctctggttaaaataaaatagatgaaaataaacaggtatttatttaatattgagagagaaacagagcatcactccagcatatgtggtggtggggatcaaacttagcacctcatgcttacaagtcagTGGCCCTATGCAGTGTACCACCCTGAGATgagttctttcttctctctctctctttctcttattccttccttactatttatttatctattattagatagagacagacacaacttgaaaggagaggaagagacagagagagggagaggggagagagacacccgcaggacTGCTTcagcatttatgaagcttcccctctgcaggtggggaccagggacttgaaactgggtccttgtgcactgcaatgtatgtgcttaaccaggtgcaccagcacctggcttcctttcctttcctttcctttcctttcctttcctttcctttcctttcctttcctttcctttcccttcctttcccttcctttcccttcctttcccttcctttcccttcctttcccttcctttcccttcctttcccttcctttcccttcctttccctccctttccctccctttccctccctttccctcccttccccttcccttcccttccccttcccttccccttcccttcccttcccttcccttcccttcccttcccttcccttcccctctctccctctctccttccctccctgcctccctccctccctccctcccttcctcccttccttccttccttccttccttccttccttccttccttccttccttccttcttattgagatagagaagcagagagtggtggtgcacctggttgaatgcacatgttacaatgctcaaggacccaggttccagcccctggtccccatttgcagtgggaaagctttgtgagtgttgaagcagtgttgcaggtatctctctgtctctctctctatatatcacccccttccttctccatttctggctatcgctagcaaataaataaataagtaaataaagaaataaataaaatttagaaaaatttaaagagagcgagagagacagagagagagcatagAACCAAATCTACCTGcagtgcgggggcttgaacctgggctgcgcacatggcaaagcaggtgggcTATCTCGCtggccctccctttcttttcttttttctttttctaatatttttatttatatattactagatagaggcagagagaaatcgagaggagggagacagagagagacctgcagccctgtgtcacgaCTCgtggagctttctccctgcaggtggggagcaggggcttgaacctggctccttgcgcactgtcatgtgtgtgtttaacgaggtgtgctactgcctggcccctactttcTTTGTTTgcaaacactttttttaaattgtagccTGGAAGTGGGTGCAATGGATAGAccttttgactctcaagcatgaagtcttgactTTGATCATCAGTGCTGCGTGTACCAGACTgacactctggttttctcttcctcataagtacatacataaataagtcacttagttagttagttagttagttagttactgcctccagggttatagctggggcttggtgcctgcattacaaatccactgctcctggtggccatttctccccattttgttgctattgtttttattgttattgatgttgttgttggataggacagagagaagtctagagagatggggaagacagagaggaggagaaaaagacacctgcgtggtccgggaggcggtgcagtggtaaagctctggactctgaagcatgaggtcgcgagttcgatccctggcagcacttgtccttttctctcctcctgtctttctcacaaagaaaaaagaaagagacacctgcagccctgcttcactgctgtgaaacgacctcttccctccccctgcaggcggggagccagcggctcgaactggaatccttacaccggtccttgcactttgtgccatgtgcgtttaacccgctgcgccactgcccaccccccataaATCACTTATTTGACTGCCACTGGGGAGGGGCTTGTGCATTGGGTAGCATTTCTCACCTGTGaggaggaggtcctgagttcaatccccagagctgCATGTGCCAGTGCTCCTCTCTACTTTTTCTCTCTcaagtacatacacacacacacacgtacatacacacgtacatacacacatacatgcacacttaaatacatacatacacacatacacacatacaagaTGAtgaactgttctttttttttacaaaatttttttatttgtttgttattggatagagacagaaagaaattgagagagaagggggaaggagtggaagagagacacatagacgcctgcagacctgcttcactgcctgtgaagtgactcccctgctggtggggagccgggggcttgaaccaggatcctaaccagtccttgtgctttgcgccacgtgcgcttaacccgctgtgctactgcacgACACCCGATGAACTTTTATTTCAAGGTATAACTCTCGGCCAGTAAAATCGCTCatttggtggggagccaggggctcgaaccagaatcctttcgagtgtccttgtgctttgtactatgtgcgctttaaTTGGCTGCACCACTTGCCCGGCCCCCACCTTCCTTTCTTCAGTCAAGGACAGACTGAGAGGAGACCTGCAGTAAATCTCTCATAAAGGTCccccacaagcagtgacgcaggacTCATAAAGGTCCATCTCTCATAAAGGTCccccacaagcagtgacgcaggacTCATAAAGGTCCATCTCTCATAAAGGTCccccacaagcagtgacgcaggacTCATAAAGGTCCATCTCTCATAAAGGTCccccacaagcagtgacgcaggacTCATAAAGGTCCATCTCTCATAAAGGTCccccacaagcagtgacgcaggtctgcggtgtcactctttctttcttcctctctatctcctcctgtcctcccaatttctctctgtcctattcaataatacagaaaagaaaaaaaaaaagaaacaaatttaagTAAACTCTCataccagaggctccaaagtcccaggttcaatcccctgcactccAAACTAAGCTTTGAGTCCTATAAAATATGTCAACTGTGTGCTCTCTAAggcgtaccaccacccagccccacggcctcttcagacagagagacacaggagctggctggtggtggctcacctggttcagTATACACATCGCCAAGCACAGActtccaggctcaagcccccagtccccaccatcacagagaaagcttcatgaacaatgactgaagtataaatcttttttttccttccagggttatcgctggggctcggtgcctacacaacgaatccactactcctggaggccattttttcccttttgttacccttgttgtttatcgctgttagtactattattattattgctgttggataggtcagagagaaatcaagaggaggggaagacagagcaggggagagtaagattagacacctgcagagcttcactgcttgtgaagcgactcccctgcaggtgggcagccgggggctcaaaccaggatccttactttggtccttgcgctttgcgccatgtaagcttaacccactgcgctaccgcccggcccccatgaagtataactctttaaaaaaaaagggggggtatttTCTTGTGGCAGGGGTAAGAGTTCAATGGGTAGAGTGAGGGACTTGCATAACTGAGGCTCCTGAtccaatctctggcatcacatatggtACAGTGGGACTCaggcttcctctttctttcttccttcctttctttctttctctctctctctctgtctctctccttccttctttccttccttccttccttccttccttccttccttccttttccagagtactgcttagctctggcttatggtggtgctggggactaaaactgggactttggagccgcaggcacgagagtctctctacagcaccattatgctgtctaccccaccctcaggcttctctgtctgtctcatggGAAACTATCTCACATAcatggaagaaatagaagaagtaTTTGAAGAGACAGGGCGATATCACCATGGAGCTACAGACATGACTGTTTTTgcgccatcttttttttttttaatatttattttttttatttattcccttttgttgcccttgttgttttattgttgtagttattattgttgttgttgttgttggataggacagagagaaatggagagaggaggggaagacagagagggggagagaaagatagacacctgcagacctgcctgtgaagcgactcccctgcaggtggggagccggggttcgaaccgggatccttatgccggtccttgtgctttgcgccacctgcgcttaacccgctgtgctacagcccgactccctttgcgcCATCTTAAGCTCTCTCCCTGACTTCTGCTTTTATTTCTTCCTAAGATTTACTCATTGGCACCTGGGGGCGGGGTGCAGCGAGCAGGGCACTGGATTTGGAAGCataatgtcctgagttcaatccctggcatcccatttaccagtgttgctctggttctctctctctctccctacctccctatgttgtgttagtaaataaataacatcttaaaaatcttcactgatttttttttcccctttgatagAATCAAAGAGGTAGAAAGCGTGAAAGAAAGTCAAAGAGAGTGGAAAattttctttcaatgcagtgaaaGCTGTGTTGGAACCTGGATCGCACACGTGGCAAGGCAGGGcgttaaccaagtgagctatttccctggccctagtcattgattttatatatatagtttatttattggacagacagcagttgagaggggagggagagactgagatggagagaggggggtcaggcagtggcatacctgtttgAGCACTCGAAGAagaacagtgcacaagaacccggattcaagcccctagtccccacctagcttcacaagtggtgaagcagagctgccaatgtctttctgtctctcctactctacctccctctgtcctctcaatttctctctgtctctatccaataataaagaaatagaaattaaaaagaaaaagagagaggagagagaaagagacacacctgcagtatgGCTTCcctgttcatgaaactttccccaccTTGGGAACCAACCgtgggcttgagcctggctcatcacgctctgtaatgtgtgtgcttcaccgggTCTCCACACACTGGTCACTGAGCTGTATAAAGCTGAAGGAGGGCAGAGTGCTCTCTACCCTGCATCTGGTGGTggcagggattaaacccaggacctttgGGCATTTAGGCATACGAGTCTGGTATTCTAATGCTGAGCTATTTTATTTCCTCAGTCTTTCatttgatttttccctttttctttatatttattgatttattttcccttttgttgcccttattgtttttcattgttgttgtagttattgttgttgatgttgttagataggacagagagaaagggagagaggaggggaagacagagagggggagagaaagacaagacacctgcagacctgcttcactgtgaagcgactcccctgcaggtggggagccgggggctccaaccgggatcctgacgctggtccttgcgcttggcgccatgtgtgctgatttttttccttttaagatttatttatttaagggctcgggagatggtataatggtcatgcaaaccaTTTTCATGCTCAAGGcactgatgtcccaggttcaattcctggcaccaccataagccagagctgaacagtgctctgctctctttctccctgtatctgtctcataaaaaaataattaatttgggGCTGGGaaatgatgtacctggttgagtgtatatattaccactcacaaggaccagggttcaagcccccgctccctacatgcaagggagtcgcttcacaaacagtaaagcaggtctgcaggtgtctatttttctctcaccctctctacctctccctcccctcccaatttctctctgtcctattcaataatacagaaagggaaaaaaatgaaaaaatta
The DNA window shown above is from Erinaceus europaeus chromosome 2, mEriEur2.1, whole genome shotgun sequence and carries:
- the KCNA7 gene encoding potassium voltage-gated channel subfamily A member 7, which produces MEPRCRPRCACCERLVLNVAGLRFETRARTLGRFPDTLLGDPARRRRFYDGARREYFFDRHRPSFDAVLYYYQSGGRLRRPAHVPLDVFLEEVAFYGLGGAALARLREDEGCAAPPERPLPRRAFARQLWLLFEFPESSQAARVLAVVSVLVILVSIVVFCLETLPDFRDERDAVDLAAAGGPFPARLNGSAWAPDAPPSRAPFDDPFFLVETLCICWFSFELLVRLATCPSKAAFFRNVMNIIDFVAILPYFVALGTELARQRGVAQPAMSLAILRVIRLVRVFRIFKLSRHSKGLQILGQTLRASMRELGLLIFFLFIGVVLFSSAVYFAEADRADSHFTSIPESFWWAVVTMTTVGYGDMAPVTVGGKIVGSLCAIAGVLTISLPVPVIVSNFSYFYHRETDGEEAGMYSHVDTQPCGAPEGKANGGLLDPPSPELPPPIWAPPGKHMVTEV